In a genomic window of Spirosoma agri:
- a CDS encoding AraC family transcriptional regulator: MTLTIRNMVCDRCKRVVREELEKLGLTVNHITLGEVTIAELPAPITRDTIRTMLQANGFDLVDDKKQSLVEHMKVLLINEIQHLKGERLPTENYSTFLERKLGYEYSYMSGLFSANEQYTVEKYVIALKIEKVKEWLRYDELTLSEMAWRLGYSSVQHLSNQFKNVTGQTPGHFRKAALVERHSLDKVLQNEPMKE; the protein is encoded by the coding sequence ATGACATTGACCATCCGAAATATGGTGTGCGACCGGTGTAAACGGGTTGTGCGCGAAGAGCTTGAAAAACTGGGCCTCACCGTCAATCACATAACGCTTGGGGAGGTGACTATTGCGGAGCTACCCGCACCGATCACCCGCGATACGATCCGGACGATGTTGCAGGCGAATGGATTCGATCTTGTCGATGATAAAAAGCAGTCGCTGGTTGAACACATGAAAGTGCTGTTGATCAATGAGATACAGCACCTGAAAGGGGAGCGGCTACCAACCGAGAACTACTCGACGTTTCTGGAGCGCAAACTTGGTTACGAATACTCGTACATGAGTGGCTTGTTCTCCGCTAATGAACAGTACACGGTCGAGAAATACGTCATTGCCTTGAAAATTGAGAAGGTAAAAGAGTGGCTGCGGTATGACGAACTGACATTGAGCGAAATGGCCTGGCGGTTGGGTTACAGCAGTGTACAGCATTTGTCGAATCAGTTCAAAAATGTGACGGGACAGACGCCGGGACACTTTCGGAAGGCCGCCCTCGTCGAACGGCACAGTCTGGACAAGGTCTTACAAAACGAACCGATGAAGGAGTAG
- a CDS encoding four-helix bundle copper-binding protein: protein MENMTMTAHVDTCFDCAKACEECATACLESGDVDSKGHDMTACIKLSRDCADICTLCGRLAARGSQFMQSFMQVCAEACEACAAECEKHADHFAHCKACAEACRKCADECRRMAA, encoded by the coding sequence ATGGAAAACATGACAATGACCGCACACGTTGACACCTGTTTCGATTGCGCTAAAGCCTGTGAAGAATGTGCCACCGCCTGCCTTGAATCGGGTGATGTTGACAGCAAAGGTCACGACATGACGGCCTGTATCAAACTCAGCCGGGATTGCGCCGATATCTGCACGCTATGCGGTCGCCTGGCAGCGCGTGGCTCGCAGTTTATGCAATCGTTCATGCAGGTATGCGCAGAAGCCTGCGAAGCCTGTGCCGCTGAGTGTGAAAAACACGCCGACCATTTTGCCCATTGCAAAGCCTGCGCCGAAGCCTGCCGGAAGTGCGCTGACGAGTGCCGCCGGATGGCCGCTTAA